The following nucleotide sequence is from Toxoplasma gondii ME49 chromosome IV, whole genome shotgun sequence.
GGACTCACTGTCTTCCTcgacggggagaaaagaacagaTCAGGAAGTGACGAGGAATCGAAGAGCGCTCGGAGAAATGCTACGAGTCGAAGaggcgaacagagagacggataGAGAGGTGAGTCTTTCTTCATTGTCCTTCATATTTGGAGGCATCCTTTCTTTTCCGAAGTCAAGAGACGTCTTTACGCGCAACTCGCTCAGCTAAGGAACAGCGCGGCGTGATCAAGCTGTCCGTAGCTGATCTTCCAAAGCAACAGCAGAAACGCTGCTGTAGATGCGAGGAGTCTTCTCAAAAGGCCTGTAGAGTCGTGCTAACCGTTTCGGCATCTCGCAGAGTTATGATGTTGAAATGTAAGGTACTTGCATTTGCATTGGTGTATGTGAAAAGCTGTTTCCTTGCCTACATTCAGCCGTTGTGTCTATACAGCTTTATCTCGAGTTCCTGCTCTTTTGGAGTGTCTGCACAGCTCTTGTTATCACTTCTGGATTTCAAAGGATGTGGCGGCCGGTATCGTCTCCATATTTGGTGCCTCTTAGAATCTCTGTTCTGTCCTCGTCTGTGACCCTACGTGGATTCGTCCCTCTTGAAAGACTGGACAGTTCTCTGTCCCGAATacacttccttctctgttgctgATTCGTGCAATTTCTCACTCTCTCAGTTTGCTCCGGTCGATGCGAAATTCACCTCTTTTTTCCCTGTGTTCTGTAGCACGTGGATCTGACGCCTTGCGTCTCAACGCTGGCTTCGAGCTCGCCGTCACCGTCTGAGTCGCGAgagtctctcgtcttctctccttcattCTCTTCTTGCGACTCTGAGAATCTCCGCCCTGACTGCTCTGACGTTTTGGCATCCGACTCCGTCCCCCCCGATGGATCTTCTTcccgttcctctctgtctgctccgtattctctctgtcgttgGCCTGCCTTTCCGGTTGCGAGTCTaagcgcggagacaggtgcTGCctcggaagagagaagagattcTTTGGGGGGCTGCGAAGAGGCAACGCCAAGTTCTTCGCCGGAAGCTTACCGGGCTCAGGACCTCTTGACGAAGCAGGTGAGAGGAGCTACAAAACCGTTGTCGCATGGttcgagaaaaacacagaagcgGGGGCTGCGTCAACTGGAGAATGTGGAGGTCATGCGTCCAGTAATGTCTGTCACTTTTTGAGGAGGACTCACCGTCGGTCGCGCCTGTCCCTTCTTCGTGCGTCTTTTGCATGCCGTGCTTTCCCAGTTTCGTTGAGTGGTCCTCGAGACGTTGCGTCTTTCCTGTCACGGTGCGTCCCCGAGTTCTGGGTTGCGGACCGCCTCTCCGGAGACAATCGCTCTCTGCCGTTTCCTTCAGAAACCCTGTGGTAACAGGGGCGACAGGTGTGGTTTTCTCATCTCTTTCTTGGAGACAAGAACGAGAACAGGCCACGAAAACAGACGGCAAGCGGCCTTCTCGCGGGTTGAACGAAAAGCGCCcaaaaagaaggaaatctaccttttttctgcttttcagaCTTAGTCTGGCTATTAAGAAGTGGTAGGAGTCTCCAGAAACAAGGACGCTGGGACAAGCTTTCCACTTGTTGCCGACTGTTGCAACTTCTATGTAAACGGGGAACCTTCCCTCCTGAACGAGGCGATGTCCACATGATTATAGCACTCCTGTGTTTGacgtttcctcgtcttgtctctctcatGCATACAGTACCGAAGAGGAACCGTGAAGAAAAGGCTGCGACGACGGAGTCTacacgagacagaaaagaccACGAGGGCGCGCGTCGATGAAAAAAATGATGGGAGCGCCCCTAAGCAACTTaggcagagacagggaacTGGCTTCGCTCCGTACGCCGTGCCTCCCGTCGATGTGACAAGGTaagcaagaaggaaaaaattCACGAAATCCAGGCAGGCGGCTTCACAACAAAAGTCGCGAGTTTTGCGTGCGGGATTCATCTGAGCGTCTGTGAGACTTTTCTGTAGGGCACCATGGCTGAAGGGAACGGAAAAGCGTAAAGTCGCAGCAGTCAGGCATCTATTTGGATATCAACAGGAAGGATTTATTCTTTCTCTCGGACATGTCTAGACAAGCGTCCAGGGGTGGCACTGCACGAGTTTACGCCTCTTCattcgttcttttctctcttggagGGTAACGCTAGGGGAAGCAAACAATGTTCCTACGGATGGGGAGGAGTTCTGTCGTTTTTCAGCCTCATTATACAACCTCTGCGTCACATGCACGATCTGCCTCTTGCCACGTGTGCATGGACATTTGCACATacttatatatgtatatatgtatatgtatgtatatatgtgtgtgtgtaacGAGTATGAGTGATTAATGTGTAAGTAGGTGCAAGAGTTGCCACACTTGCTTTTTGTGTTtgttttccacttttttAGGGGCCACCGCGGCCCACATCGAGAGTCTCGGTACATCCACGGTTATGGTGGTGCGACGGGCGCCGGGTTCGACGACTATCTCGCGGAGTGtgaactgcagagagagtcAGCGAAGCGGAAGGAGTCACAGAAAACGGACGAGAATGAAAGCGCAAACAATGCCCAGGCCTCCTCGACGGTAGCTGCGTGTGAGAGTGTTGGCGAGGCTATGGAATTCTGCGAATTCAAACAGGGGGGTTGTCTGGGACACGACAGTACTTCcttcaaagaagaaaagacgccGCAAGACAAAACCTCGAGTGGAAAGAGCGAACAGGCGACAGCGCGAGCTGCAGCAGACGCGATCGGTGCCGAGTTTACACGAAATATTCGCACAACCATGAATGTGCCAAATGCTCACCTTCGCCCTCACTGGCAGGTCCAGAACTGAAGAAATGTTGATGCACACATTTGTGGAGACATCGTTCGGCTGCGACACTTGCAGGTTTTTCACCAGAAGGCGCCTTCACAGCACCAAAGAGCACACTGTGACGTGCTTTGAGGAACGGCTAGAGGCTCCCTGTTTCCGTGCAGTGGTCAAAAACAAAGGTTATGCTTTTTCAGTCCGCGGCACCCCACTTTCCGTTGGTTGTCAGTATGACGTATACAAGGGGGCAGCAAGATACGCCCTGCGGACACAGGCCGATACTTCCGCATGTTTCCATGTAACTTTTAAAGACCGAGATGTGGAAGCACCTGACTGCATGTGGAGTTCAAAGACAACCCAGTAAATCTAAAGATGACGAAGCAAAGTCGCGGTACCAGAACTTGCGCCGCCGAGGCACCGCTTTTTCATCGTTTGCGAACGACAAATTTTGCCATATTTGGGGACCTAAATGCTGCAAGCGGGCTTCCATGGGTTTAATAGATTGAAGCAACTTCCTATGCGAACACTGTTTGTTTAGCCACCCATTTCCGTACGTAAGGGTGAGAACCACAAAAAGCGGTTGGAGCAAATCACGGTGGCACCGATATGTTTGTTGTCTATAATCCAGGTGTACGAATCTGACACGTCGTCAGCGAAAATTCAGCAGTGGCTGCTGTCGAAGGTGTCATACGATGCAGTCGCCGTTGTGCAGTGACAGGGATTCGTTTCTCTACGGCAGTGGTGGCTGGTCCGTGAATTCTTCCTCCGCGATTTACTTTCGAATCACACATTCCGTGACTGGCACTCTTTTGCATTCATCCACGAACATATTCGGGCGTTCTCGGTCAGAAACGGATCTCTCAGCACGCGCTCTTCAACCCGCAGAAAGTAAGGGGTGTTTCTGATGCGGCATCTGCTTTGAAACAGTCCATGTGTGTTCGGATTGGAAGGATTCCTGACCCTCTTGAGTGACAGAAGGTCAAAGTGAGAAGAAACTTGACGGCCGAATCTCCCCCAAGGACTTGACCGGATCTATTACTGTGGTTGAGTTTTCACCGATACAAAAAAGAGAGCGGAGCTCGTGTCTTTCGCTCGAGCACTTTTTTTTCGAGACCACTGTAAATTATTTTGCGCCTAAAGTCACACTCGTGTGGTCGTCGCCTACCGGTGGAGAACCCCACATCATCAGCAGTTTTTGCAGTGAATCTACAATCGTGTTGCTTCAGCTGACTGACAAGATCGAAGCGGGCCGGCATGTCTCCCTGTTTGCAGACATCAGCGGATGTGCTTTGTGCCGTTCGATCACAGACCAAAACACCGGTCGGCACACGCCCAGGTACAGTGTCTTCGTGTACAACGGCACTTTCCTGTGAGTTCGTTACTGTGTTTCTTGCGATTGAATACATCGTCACCATCCCAGAAGCTCTTGATTTTAAGTTGGTGTTCAGAGTGGACCTTTTCCGAGACGCAGTTCTGGCTTCAATTAAGTGGCCTCGCCGTTTAGAGCACGGGTTGACAACGCAGTCGGGAGTACCCACTGCCTCCGACCTGTACAAAGTGTGGGCACGTGATTTCGCGGTGGTTTGTAGCGCTTCGCTGAGCGCTGAGTGTTGCGTTGACGCAAACTGCCGCAAAGAAAGATTCGTCACTCATGCCAGACGAAGGGACCGTGTGACCGCTCAGTCGCGCTTATGGTCGGGGAGCGGTCTCGAGTTCGAAGGGACGGTGTTATTTCTCCCCTCGCTGCATGTCCTGACCACGAAAttcgcgcgcgcgcgagacagagagggtgGGCGTTAGACCGCCCGGCACCCGACCCTAATCGGTGCTGGATGCTGaactgtatgtacactcgcCCTGACGGGGGTTCTGCGCTCTTCGACGGGTGTGGGCTGGGACTCCATCACTGTTTGTTTGTTCGTGTGCCAGCGAAATAGCCTTGACAGAAGAGATTTcctgccttttttcttcacagAAAATGGCGTTTGTCAAGGCGCTCAAGAACAAGGCGTACTTCAAGCGGTACCAGGTCAAGTacc
It contains:
- a CDS encoding DnaJ domain-containing protein (encoded by transcript TGME49_320060), whose translation is MVHPNAPPSSGASLAALLRQFNLPASCRSVQELRSAYVRLAQQLHPDKNGGRGSREFGELHERYLTCLRLLQHENSRAPSHRGPAASPHCSSHFSSHRRGTSGRFDSGRGGAFRPADFSAFSGLSGNAWTYAEWTAKMRERLGHRHTPGFAAYARSHKETPDFAAYARPHKETRGGDGGVHQPRTLSREAGGVAALLGVGFFGVFVLWRESGEAKREMANANVQLFVRRHEEQVRRLKETEKEKSIFPTVEGEKPCEGEAKERREVAFGGAGEEKGTRRDREEARDLGLTVFLDGEKRTDQEVTRNRRALGEMLRVEEANRETDREHVDLTPCVSTLASSSPSPSESRESLVFSPSFSSCDSENLRPDCSDVLASDSVPPDGSSSRSSLSAPYSLCRWPAFPVASLSAETGAASEERRDSLGGCEEATPSSSPEAYRAQDLLTKQYRRGTVKKRLRRRSLHETEKTTRARVDEKNDGSAPKQLRQRQGTGFAPYAVPPVDVTRGHRGPHRESRYIHGYGGATGAGFDDYLAECELQRESAKRKESQKTDENESANNAQASSTVAACESVGEAMEFCEFKQGGCLGHDSTSFKEEKTPQDKTSSGKSEQATARAAADAIGAEFTRNIRTTMNVPNAHLRPHWQVQN